AGAGTTGCAACACAGGATACCTGTTGACGAGATCCAAAATAGTATAATCTTTCGGCTTCGTATCCTTCTCGAATCTATCTCCCTAAGCCATgtttttatataacaaaatattttgaatcaaaagttagtaaacaatttaacattttggttagctagcttaaggaaattaaattaaaggacaattagagataaaaaacacaaatttcaaatttagaaaggGAGACAAGGATACTTGATTGACTCTCTTTGATCAAgttttacaattatttataagGGTGATGAAATGAGGTTTTCCTTTAAAGGAAAGGGTTAAGAATAAAGAGGTATTACCATATATGTGATTAGAACCACAtcaattatatatgattttttaccttccatagattgagaaatgcaagATGTGGATGTACTTGGAGATTGAGATGTTTATGCCAAACTGTTAGACTTTAACAGTAGATACTTTTGATACTCTTCCTTAGTGAACTTAGAGTTAATAGGGTAGTTTCAGCCTTATTGgttgtttgtgaatgaaaatcATGCAAGGAGTAGCAATTTTCTTGAGTGTGACTCACCCTTTTGTAGTATGTGCACTACGGACGCCCCCGACCTCCATGTCCTCCTCTTCTAGTACCACGCCCTCATCTTTCTCGTGTGTGgtaaccatgacagatggttccctTGGTTCATAAACTTCTTAATATTGAGACATCGGGACACGAAGAAGGCGTGTGGTCAAGGTTTTCATGGAAGGGACCTCATGACTGGTCAGAAGTTGATATCTTATATGATCAAAGTCTGGATGTAGAGCACGAAGGATCATCACCATAATATTTGAAGCTTCTTCTTGATGTCCTCCAAAGATTTGACTTCCAAGAACACTCTCAGCTCTTCCACAGCTTCTTGGACTTCAGTCATGAAAGAAACCATATCATGGTTTTCCATTTTGAGACATGCAAGCTTGTTTGTCATATCATAGAGACGCTGAATGTCGTTAGCATATATgttttgagctttcttccaaaaagagTGACATGTTTTGAAAGCTATAAGAGATATCAGAAGCTGAGGTTCCATAGATTGCCACAATAGAGCACACAATTGAAAATTTGCTTGTTTTCATtgttcaactttttcaacaagCACCTAACTTCCATCTTACTCAAGGTGGTCTTAATGTCCTTGGCCAAGAAACCATATTTCAATGGTAGtacatcaaaatatataatttttttcatttaacttCTTCGAAAGTAATTGAGGGACTTTCAAAGAATGAAAGAACACTTCCAAATgccatttataaaaaaaaaagttgtgatGAAAAACTGCAACAACAAGGAACTAGAAAACCCTAAGAGTTTTCTTCAAGAGGAGCTTCTGAACTTCATCAAAGTAAAATTTTGAGTGTCAGAAGAGAGATAGGATCGACGACATTTATAAAAGTGGCATAGTAGTGTTCCGACAAACAGAAGGCGATGCATGAACaataaatattgaaagaaaagaggTGAATAATAAACAACAACATGAAAGTGTTGAAAGGGAAGTTCAAAAGATGGAGGAGGATAAGATAAGGAAGGAAAGCAGGTTGAAAAACCTTACCTTATCTAAAAACAATTCTCACAGTTTATGGATCTCTTCAAGAACTAAGCATTACCATTCCTTTCTATGAAACTCTTCAACAAATACTTTCATATGGAAATTTACGAAGAAGTttcttacaaagaaaaataaataccttttataaaaaaagacttTAAAAATAGTACTTTTTTTAAGTTGAGTATTCGTGTAAAACTAAAGAAAGTTCGATAACAGGTAATAGTCGACAAAGATttgatatcattttaaaaattagattttaaagtttaatttaatatcattaaagatgagatttatatttaaatatttattatttatattttactcatatttttagtttatatgacattttcaatatttttaggTTTGTGCGAGTATCTACtagtttaagattttaaatatatctctgttccttaatatttaaaatacatctAAAGTAAAAAATTTTCAGTTCTCcaaatttggaaataatttttaattatataatttgaaaaattacttttaaactgGTTTTCCAAACAGTTTTGAGGAAAGATAAAATAAACACGTGGTaggatatttattaatataaatgtaaaatcaAAATGGGTTgccattaaaaaatattatactcaatagtttaaataaaatattagcttaaatatatatttaatcccCGTAAACATTAAcgaattatattttagtttctaaaaaataaatattttccatCGCTATAAATTTTGgaacattttttaagtttttataaaaatgtatgaatatTAACTTTAgttcttatataatatttttctttgaattttacTCTTCTGAAATTTCAAATAACTATTTGAAGTCTCTAGTATCATTTTAAGACATAAAtactgtttattttaaaaattctaaactaGCTCATTCTTGAAACCATTGTGCTGAAGATGCCAGCTTCATATGCATTGTATTCCTTTTGCTTAACTTTGAGCTCTTTGTACTCAAGTTTAATGTCTCTGTTAATAAGCCAGGAGAACAAATAATCATTCATTTATccaagacaaaataaaaattgtcaaCAGCAGATAATGAACAATAGAGCTTGAAAATGCAATGGATAGTGCTTGATACCTGTTATTTGGATCAATGGTCAAAGCTCTTTTAATGTCAGCCTCAGCTTTCTCCAAGTCTGATGTTTTCATGTATGCTTGGCATCTTCTATAAAGAGCCTTGATATTTGAAGGGTCTTCTTGTAGGACCTATGTATTTATCAAAAATAGGATTAATTTGAAGCATTCAACCTGTTGAAAATTATTGCCAAGCCAATATCTATATATGATCACAGAGAACCTTTGTGCATAGTCTTGAAGCTTCAATATACTCTCCCAATTTAAGTTTGCAGGCAGCATTGTTCAAGTTGCAGGATAAACGTAAGTTATTAGAACGATGCTTCTCATCTTCACCGAATGAGTGATCAAACTCAATGTACTTTACAGCCTACAATGTCAGTGAAGTTCATTCTGTTATACACCAAATCAAGTGCCATTGAGATCCTTCTACAAGAATACTCAATATAATCATTAGAATTAGCAtgtaatttaaaacaaataactcAACCTTTTCATATTTCTTAGATGCGTGCATGAAATTTTCAGCTTTGAACAGCAGATTTCCTTCATGCTTCTTTCTCTCACAGGCTTCTATTTTCTCTTCTGTGTTCATTTTCCAAAATGGTTTTTCCTGTTCACAACAGAATCATTTGAGAATATTATAACTCTACATAAATGTCGTTACTGGCTTCAAGTTTCAGGTTGTGTTATTCAAAACTAATTACAAGTCAAAGGGTGCACTTGCCACAGCCAGAACAATAGTTGTTCTACTGTTTCCAACTCTTGTCCAACGTAATCAAGTTTAAGAACATTGAGAAAGGCTTTACCTTGAGACGAgtaatcattattttcttcttggTCAGTTGATAGTCAGAAAATCTTCAATATATCGGCAAAGGAATGAGAAAAATGATTTGACCAAATGTGTGCTTAGAAAACCTCTGGTCATATTTCCCCtcgtatttttaataaactaatattttgAAACACATAGGAGCTACTAACCTTGACAAAATCAACCAACTCAACTTCATAATAAAGGACTTTATTATTTGCTGTGTTTCCCTGTGAATTATTAGAGCCGCACAAATATTCTGCATGGACGATTACAAGAGCTTGTTCTGCTTTTTTCATTGTCATTATTGCTCTTTCTAGACCCTCGGGTACTTGTTCTGAAAATGCATAGAGGAAAGCAGTACAAAGATTGAAAGCAGATGATAAAAAGGAGAACACATGCTGCCAAAGGTTCTTGACATTTTGCATTTAAATATTCATGATCCATGATCATAAACAACAGCAATTTTTTACCTTCTTGAGTTGTAAACTCAAAAGGTTCTTCCTCTGATCCTTTCCTCTCAATAATTATATCATCTTCCCCTTTGCACAAATATATCACTGCAGGAAGTGAAAACATTAGTTCAGAACCACAGGAAGCATTTGGTTCAATGTTTACTTGACATGTTTTCTGTTTAGGACAAAGTACACTATTCTTCTATGATTTCTTGAAATTTCTAatgatactattttttttttaacgcTAAGACTAAACTCTCTTAGTTGTTTGAAACACATTACACACCCTTGTTATCCATGTGTACCTGTAAAGAGAGTTAAAGCAGGCGTTAAGAGTGTGAAATTTCAAGAAACTACAAGAGTTTCAGTGTAATTTCCTCTCTAGTGTATGATTGAGAAAACAATTTCGTCTTGTTTTCAACATCATGTTCTTGAGATACAGTTTACCTTTCACTTGTGATCCCTCGTTAGGACGATCAAACCCCTCACCCACTTTCTTAATCTTTTTCAGTATCTTCTTGTCTCCTGTGACATCTGTAACAACTTTCCATGATACCAGTTCAAGCTTGATGCTAGTTAAATTAGAATCTGGTGGAGAAACACCATCTAGCTGAGTGgtcatatttgaatttttactcTGCCCGTCTGCAAGTTATGTCCTGATATTATTACATGGTTCGAATTATGGCAATACATAAATGTTTCATTCGAAATAAAAAGTGACTTTAACTTACAAAATAATCTCACTGCTAGTTCTGCCACTTCGCCCTTTCTCATTGTCTTTACTGCTATACTCATAGCAGGACATAGATAGCCTGTTCCAAAAACTATCCTTAAGCATTCCATAAATGCATtagttttttatgattttttaaggATAGTGATCTTAGTGTTATTCTCCCATAAAAATTGGGCTTTCACCTGACATAATGTAAACTTTTATCATAGAAATTACTTAGatgaaacttttaattttgattggaTAATAAAACTACAAATTCTTGAAGAACTGcaacttattttttaaacacCTATGAAAACTTTTCAGAAGTTATGGATAATATTAGTGATAGTAAGTGCTGAAAGTATGTTCAACTTTTACTAACGTACCATAACTTACATTAAACTCCACTCCCTCCTCAGACTTTGAGACAAGCATCCCATTCTCCAGCCGTGCTTCATATTTCACTGCAAATTTCGATGTGCAATATCAATGATATATTTGCAAGTGGCCAGAGTTTATTTAGAGAACAGCATGTTTAGTTTACAGCAAACACActtaaatatatgaatgataTTACCTAGCATTGTTATTATAGTGTAATTACCTagaatttatataaaatcaCGATTATTACTAGTGTTATTACCTAGCACCTCGTCATCTTCTCTGGGAGTGGCCCATCCTTCTCCCTCTCTTATTAGCTTTTTCATGATTCCTCCATCGCCAGTCAAATCCCTTATGGTGCTCCAAGACAgcatttcaatttcataaatgaGAGTTGCATTGGGAGGAACCAATGGAGGAGAACCTTGTTCCCCATATGCCAAGTTAGGTGGTATTTTGAAGATTGCTCTCTCCCCTTTCTTCATGGTGGCAACTCCTTCATCCCATCCTTTGATAACTTCACCTGGAAGGAAATGAAAATAAACGTGCTCTGACTAATGGCACTTTTCCTCTCTACTCATGGATTGAACAGTAATAATAGCTAGCCATGCCAATTTCCTTTCATCAACCACATTGTACACATACTAGTTTATGATTTAATGGCCCTTTTTTCCCATTCAGTAATTAACGCAAACGAAGTGCTTACACTGGCCTAATTTGAAACGAAACGTGAACCCTTTATCATAACTGGATTCAAGAGATGCTCCATTCTCAACATGTCCTCTGAAATGAACTGAAAGGTTAAAACAAAAGGGTTGTGTTAGAATTCAGAGAGATACCATAAGCATGTGGCAGAGTTTGAGGGTGGTACTATGCTTTCGAACCTTCCACTTCATCTCCAGAGAATGGAGTTTGCCAAGAGACTCCTTTTCTGAGAATCCGCTTTGTGAGACCTTCATTTCCAATTTCCTTGAAAAAGAATTGTGAGTCTTCAGTTTTCAGTTGATTTTGATGAGAGTGGCTCAGATGAGAAACTGCCATTGGCATCACAGAAACAGCAAAAAAGAGAGCTTCAAGTTTCCAAAACAGGATAAGCCGTTATTGGTTTCCCTCCTTTGGAGCTTTCGGTTGAGAAGCCTTTCCTTatcatcatttttaatttccataatttcatgttatttttttatataattaaattcatgataatttattatttttaaatgtgtaaaatgtgttttgaatttataataaataatttcaattctAATACAAAGTTACTTTTAAGTATTGTCAATTTTAGAAAATCTACTGGAATTAACGTTATAAATACACAGAGTACACTAAAAAGGAAGACAAACTGTTAAAAAAGTCAAATATACAATAGATAAGCAGAAaggataatttataattattgaagaTATTTTTTAGGAATTATGGAAGtcatttataaaatcaatattatgTAATGTAAAGACGGTGGTGTGTCTAGCAGATCCATCAATTTGTAATTAAGTTGGTAGGATAAATTGACTTTTCTCAATCTGTTAATATATATCAATcagaaaatagtttttttatatgattaaaaataataattattctgtttaaattaaaaagtactAAATAtgcatttaatatatatatatatatatatatatatatatatatattaaaataaaaaaatatcaaaatattaaaaaaaactcacatgTTTAGTTTGTTTTTGAAGTAACATATGATTTTAGAATCACAATATAGGACAAGTCATAGCATGGGACAAGCAGAGTATTTTTAGTCTCTTGTCACCTTATTTTAGTCTATTGTCacattacttaaattttttaaaatctaaatagtTCTAGCAAACATGTTGTGTCTATTTCTTATATGTAAACTTGtttattcactttctttctctGTCTCTCCAAAAGTAATTTGCTTATTTGTATCTAATCTATCAAAAATATAGTttctttattcatattttttcttttgttttgttaatctcaaaattatttctattttccaTTGTACTTAaaatatagggttaaatatgtttttaatcccttaagtatcacacgattttggatTTAGTCCCTACttgaaactttgatggtttttagtgctcatagttttgaaactattataaatagtccctaattttggatggcgttaacttttgtttgacgtGGCTAACGACCAGCCCACGTCTGATACCAGGTATGAGTTTATTCTCTGCCACGTTTTCTGAATCTGGGATTGAGAGCAGTAATCCAGATCAAGTTCGAACAGCTTTTGATCCTTCTCTGGAGAATAATTCAAGGCTATCAAACACAGATGTTTCTGATCCAGGTACTTTGCCTGAAGAAATTGCTCTTACTGGGTGTTTAAATCTTCCAGAACAACCATCCACACATTCTGCTGAGGCTAATAATGGTGGCCAAATATGCTATGGTGACTTCAACTCTATGCAGACTATTCAAA
This sequence is a window from Vigna angularis cultivar LongXiaoDou No.4 chromosome 2, ASM1680809v1, whole genome shotgun sequence. Protein-coding genes within it:
- the LOC108344954 gene encoding 70 kDa peptidyl-prolyl isomerase isoform X1; protein product: MPMAVSHLSHSHQNQLKTEDSQFFFKEIGNEGLTKRILRKGVSWQTPFSGDEVEVHFRGHVENGASLESSYDKGFTFRFKLGQCEVIKGWDEGVATMKKGERAIFKIPPNLAYGEQGSPPLVPPNATLIYEIEMLSWSTIRDLTGDGGIMKKLIREGEGWATPREDDEVLVKYEARLENGMLVSKSEEGVEFNVSYVFGTGYLCPAMSIAVKTMRKGEVAELAVRLFYGQSKNSNMTTQLDGVSPPDSNLTSIKLELVSWKVVTDVTGDKKILKKIKKVGEGFDRPNEGSQVKVIYLCKGEDDIIIERKGSEEEPFEFTTQEEQVPEGLERAIMTMKKAEQALVIVHAEYLCGSNNSQGNTANNKVLYYEVELVDFVKEKPFWKMNTEEKIEACERKKHEGNLLFKAENFMHASKKYEKAVKYIEFDHSFGEDEKHRSNNLRLSCNLNNAACKLKLGEYIEASRLCTKVLQEDPSNIKALYRRCQAYMKTSDLEKAEADIKRALTIDPNNRDIKLEYKELKVKQKEYNAYEAGIFSTMVSRMS
- the LOC108344954 gene encoding 70 kDa peptidyl-prolyl isomerase isoform X2 — its product is MPMAVSHLSHSHQNQLKTEDSQFFFKEIGNEGLTKRILRKGVSWQTPFSGDEVEVHFRGHVENGASLESSYDKGFTFRFKLGQCEVIKGWDEGVATMKKGERAIFKIPPNLAYGEQGSPPLVPPNATLIYEIEMLSWSTIRDLTGDGGIMKKLIREGEGWATPREDDEVLVKYEARLENGMLVSKSEEGVEFNVSYGYLCPAMSIAVKTMRKGEVAELAVRLFYGQSKNSNMTTQLDGVSPPDSNLTSIKLELVSWKVVTDVTGDKKILKKIKKVGEGFDRPNEGSQVKVIYLCKGEDDIIIERKGSEEEPFEFTTQEEQVPEGLERAIMTMKKAEQALVIVHAEYLCGSNNSQGNTANNKVLYYEVELVDFVKEKPFWKMNTEEKIEACERKKHEGNLLFKAENFMHASKKYEKAVKYIEFDHSFGEDEKHRSNNLRLSCNLNNAACKLKLGEYIEASRLCTKVLQEDPSNIKALYRRCQAYMKTSDLEKAEADIKRALTIDPNNRDIKLEYKELKVKQKEYNAYEAGIFSTMVSRMS